The genomic stretch ATAGAGGCACGTCGATGAATGATCGATCTCCGAGGTCGTCGAGCTGGCTCGGTCGTTGGGCGGCGTTCGTCGTCCGGCGGCACTGGCTCGTCCTGGCGAGCAGCGCGCTCGTCCTCGTCGCCCTGGTCGGTGTCTACCGCGCCGGCCACGGCGACTTCGTCAACAGCTTCAACATTCCGGGAGCGGAGTCGCAGCGGGCAATCGACCTTCTCCAGGAGCGTTTCCCCGGCAAGTCGGGCGACAGCGCGACGATCGTCGTCCGCGCCGACGCAGGCCTGAACGACCCCGCTATCCGGGCGACAGTCGAGGGGCTGGCGCGTGACGCGGCTGCCGTCCCCGGTGTCGTTGGGGTAGTGTCTCCGTACGACACGAAGCCGCCGGCCATCTCGGCCGATGGGCGGATCGGCGCGATCGTCGTCCAGTTCGCCCAGCAGGCGGACAGGGTGCCATCGTCGAGCGTTGACGCGTTGATGGGGTTGCGCGATGGCGCCATCCAGCCGGGCGTGCAGGTTGAGCTGGGCGGCCAGGTTATTACCGTCTCCGAGAAGCAGCCGCCGGGTTCATCGGAAATGATCGGCGTCGCGGCAGCGATCGTCATCCTCCTGCTGGCGTTTGGCTCGCTTGTTGCGATGGGTCTGCCACTCATCACGGCATTCTCCGGTCTGATGGCAAGCGTGCTGATTATCGGCATTCTGGGGCTATGGCTCGATTTCAACACCGAGACGCGCGCGTTCACCGCGATGATCGGTATCGGTGTCGGGATCGACTACGCGCTGTTTATCGTCACCCGTTATCGGGAGGGATTGCACCGCGGCGAGAGCGTCGAGACGGCGATTGTCACCGCGATCGACACCGCCGGCCGCGCGATCATCTTCGCCGGCTCGATCGTCGTGGTCGCCCTGCTGGGCCTGGCGACGATGGGCATCCCCTTCGTTGCGGCGCTCGGCATCGCCGCGGCGATTGTCGTGTCTCTGGCGGTCATCGTGGCGATCACGATCCTGCCGGCGTTGCTAGCGGCGCTGGGCCACAACATCGACCGCTGGAGCATCCCATGGTTCCATGCGAGCGGATCGACTGATGAGAAGGGGATTTGGTACGAGCTGGCCGAGTTCTCGCAGCGCCGGCCCTGGCTGGTGATCGTCACCGGTCTGACGCTCCTTCTCGTGCTCGCGGTTCCGGCGTTGGATATGCACATCGGCTCGGCCGACGCAGGCAACGGGCCAACCGCGCTGACCAGCCGGCGGGCCTACGATCTGCTGACAGAGGGGTTCGGCCCCGGCTTCAACGGTCCGCTCGCGGTTGTCGTCGACACACGTGGCGCGACCGACCCGTCTGCCGTCGACCAGTTGGTGACCGATTTGCGCGAGCAGCCGGGCGTCGCCCGTGTCGCTCCGCCGGTGTTCAATCCGGCTGGTGACACCGGCATCATCACCATCATCCCGACGACGTCGCCACAGTCCTCCGAGACACAGGATCTCGTCCATCGGTTGCGGAAAGATGTCGTCCCGCCGGCCCTGGCGGGCAGTGGTGTCGAGGCGTCGATCGGCGGCCCGACGGCGGCATTTATCGATATCGGCGACCGGATCTCCAGCCGCCTGCCGATCTTCTTCCTCGTCGTCATCGGCGTCAGCATGCTGCTGCTGGCGATCGTGTTCCGATCGCTACTGGTTCCCCTGCAGGCGGCGGTGATGAATGTGTTGTCGATCGCGGCAGCCTATGGCGTCCTGGTCGCGGTCTTCCAGTGGGGCTGGCTTTCCCATCTGTTCGGGATCGACCGGACCGGGCCGATCGAGTCGTTCCTGCCGATGATGCTCTTCGCCGTGCTGTTCGGCCTCTCGACCGACTACGAGGTCTTCCTGATGAGCAGAATCCATGAAGCCTGGCTGGAGGGGCGAGGCAGCCGGGCGTCGGTCAGCCACGGCAGCGCAACGACATCGCGAGTGATCAGCGCGGCGGCGGGCATCATGGTCGTCGTCTTCCTCTCGTTCACCCTCAGCGACTCGCGAATCGTTAAGGAATTCGGTCTTGGGCTGGCCGTGGCGGTCTTCGTCGATGCGACGATCATCCGGATGCTGCTGGTCCCAGCAATCACCGGGCTGCTTGGCCGGGCCAACTGGTACATGCCGGCCTGGATTGACCGACGTCTGCCACGTCTGTCGCTGGAGATGCCCCAGCCTGTGCCTTCTGAACAGACGGCAACTCCGGTCGAGACAGACTGACGTGTTTCCACCTGCGCGGTATCCTGCCTGGCAGGAGTGGAGGGAGGAGTCTCTGGCGGCGCGAACAACCGGCGCTCGGCAGGCACAGGCCGCGCGCCGACGCGAGCAACTGCTGGATGTCGCCTTCACACTCTTCGCTGAGCGAGGCTATCGCGCCACGTCGGTGCGTGACATCACGCGGGCTGCGGGTGTTACCGAAGCGGTCCTCTACCACTATTTCGGCAACAAGGCTGATCTGCTGGCTGCCGTGCTGGAGGTGTACGCGCCGTTCGCTGGGTATCGGCGCATTCTCGACGCGGCCGACTCGACGCCGGTCGAGGCGGTCCTCCTGCAACTGGGCGGCGAGTTCTTGCGACTGCTGCGCGAGCGACGCGTGTTTGTCCTCACGCTTCTGAGCGAGGCGGCGTCCGACCCGGAGATCAGCGTCATGCTCGGTCGCCTGCTCGATGACGTGGTCGGCGCGGTTGGCTCATTCATCGACACCCGTCACACCCGTGATGAGGCCGGCAAGGACATCGATGGACGAGCCGTCGGAAAAGCGCTGCAGGGCGGATTGCTGATCCACTTTCTCAGCCACCAGCCAGGCCAGGATCCCGAGGTAGACGCGATTGTCGTCGATCGGATCGTCACCGCGCTTCTGCCGGGCATCACCCCGCGTCGATAGAACGGCCCGGCAGCGGGGGATGGCCGGCAGCCCATCGGCGACCCCGAATCGTAGCCTCCGTGACGTGTCCTCCCGGCGCGAGATTCCACAGACCCAATATGTCTTGACACGATGGCTACATGTGGCCTACCGTACCTGCACGCATTCACCGAAGATGCGTGCGCGTAGCGATGTCGCTGCCGACGCACGGACCCCCGATCGCTTCCTGGCACCTGCTGACATTGTGGTCTCGTACTTGCGATCGACCCCGTAATGTCGTCCACGATGAAGTGACCGATCCAGAGCAGACGCCTGCTGATGCGCATACGCTACGGTCAGGCTGCGTTACCCGTGGTTGTCGTGGCGACGCCGAAACGGCGCGCATGGGGACTGCTGAAGGAGGTGATATTGGCGTCGCGCTGCTGTTTCCCCGATTGCGACGCTTGATGACACGCAAGTGGGTCATTGATGCTGTGAAGTGACGGAGGGCAACCATATGGATCCGCTCGAACGACACATTCAGTTCCTGCTATCGCTACGGGGCCGCTCGCCCCAGGCGGACGCGTACTCGCGACGGGAACTGTTCCGGCTTAGCGCTCGCTACGCAATCGGCGGTAGTGCACTGGCGATGATTCTGGCAGCGTGTGGCAACTCGCAGACGACGCCGACCGCGACGAGCGGCAGCGCCGGGTCGGGGACCTCGTCACCGGGTGCAAGCTCGCCAGCAGCCGAGATCGAGTTGCCGATGATGAAACCCGAAGACGTGCCAGAGAAGCTCAAGGGAAGCGGCGAGGTCGTCGCGATCTCGTTCGGCGGTGCATATCAGGCAGCCCAGCGTAAGGCGTACTTCGAGCCGTTCACGGAGCTGTGCGGCATCACCGTCAAGGAAGCCGAAGGCCCGGACCTCGCCAAGATCAAGGCGATGGTTGACACCGGCAACGTTCAGTGGGATCTGCCCGAGGTCGGCCTTGACGGGATCATCGCGCTCGAGCGACAGGGCGATTACTGGGAGCCAATCAACTACGATCTCGTCGATGTCGATAACATCGACGAGGCATTCCGCCACAAGAACGCCATCGCGATGAACCCATACGGGCTGATCTATGCCTATCGCGCCGACGCATTCAGTGGCACGCCGAACGGATGGGCCGACTTCTGGGATGCTGAGAAGTTCCCCGGCCCCCGCGCGATGGAAGGTGGCTCCGGCGGCCTGTTGCCATTCCTCGAGGCGGCTGTCATGGCGGATGGCGTGGCCAAAGACAAGATCTATCCGATGGATATCGATCAGGCCTACGCGTCACTGGAGAAGATCAAGCCGCACGTCGTCAAATGGTGGGATGCCGGCGCGCAGCCAGTTCAGATGCTGGCCGACAAGGAGGCTGTCCTTGCTCAGGCCTGGAGTGGCCGGATCCTGACGCTGCAGAAGCAGAATCCGAACCTGCCGGTCGAGATCGCCTGGAATCAGGGGGAACTCGCCTTCGATGTCTGGGGCATTCCGAAGGGCGCGCCGAACCGGGAAAACGCCCAGAAGTTGGCAGCCTTCTCGACTCTCCCGATCTCACAGGCACGGCTCTCGATGCTCTACCCGAACGGCTTCGTCAATAACAAGTCGATCGATTACATCCCGAAAGAAATCGCCAGCACGTTGGCAACCGCGCCAGAACACAAGGAGCAGCTGTTCTTCCTGGACGACAACTGGTGGGCCGACAACCGCGAAGAGGTGCTCAAGCGCTGGAACACCTTCATCCTCGGCTAGCAGCGGACGGCGACGGGAGACGAGCATGGCAACGGAGGCAGCCACGCAGCCTGCGGGTGCGGCAACGCAGTCCGCCGGTCCAAGCGGGGCAACTGTGCGGATCCATCACCTCGACAAGCGTTTCGACGCTGTTGCGGCCGTGCAGGATGTCTCGTTCGACATCGAAGCCGGCGAGTTCATCACCATGCTCGGGCCGAGTGGGTCCGGCAAGACCACCACGTTGATGATGATCGCAGGGTTCGAGATCCCGACATCCGGCGAGATCTACATCGACTCGTCCCCCGTCGCGACCGTCCCGCCATTTCGACGCAATATCGGGATGGTCTTTCAGAATTACGCGCTGTTCCCGCATATGACCGTGGCGGAGAACATCGCGTTCCCGCTGAAAATGCGCAAGGTCGATAAGGCGACCATCCAGCGGCGAGTGCATGAGGTGCTGGAGATCGTCAAGCTACCCGGCTATGACCGGCGCTACCCACGCCAGCTTTCCGGTGGTCAGCAGCAGCGGATCGCCCTGGCGCGCGCGATCGTCTTCAACCCTCGCGTGCTGCTGATGGACGAGCCGCTTGGCGCGCTGGACAAAAAGCTGCGCGAGGAGCTCCAGCTGGAGATCCGTCGCCTCCACCAGGATCTGGGCATCACGTTCATCTATGTGACCCACGATCAGGAAGAGGCGCTGATCATGTCCGACCGCATCGTGGTGATGAATAACGGGCGTGTCGAACAGATCGGCGATCCGATTGACCTCTACGATCGCCCCCGCAACCGATTCGTAGCGTCGTTCATCGGCGAATCGAACTTCTTCGACGGCGTCGTTGTTGAAAGCGCCAACGGCGTTCAGACGATTCGTGTGGACGGGGCGACGCTCAAAGCGATCTCTCTGGATGGCCTACAGGCCGGCGATCCGGCGGTCGTCGCGATCCGGCCAGAGAAGCTCGCATTTCCCGGACAACCGAGTGCCGATGACGCAGCAGAGAAC from Thermomicrobiales bacterium encodes the following:
- a CDS encoding MMPL family transporter; the encoded protein is MNDRSPRSSSWLGRWAAFVVRRHWLVLASSALVLVALVGVYRAGHGDFVNSFNIPGAESQRAIDLLQERFPGKSGDSATIVVRADAGLNDPAIRATVEGLARDAAAVPGVVGVVSPYDTKPPAISADGRIGAIVVQFAQQADRVPSSSVDALMGLRDGAIQPGVQVELGGQVITVSEKQPPGSSEMIGVAAAIVILLLAFGSLVAMGLPLITAFSGLMASVLIIGILGLWLDFNTETRAFTAMIGIGVGIDYALFIVTRYREGLHRGESVETAIVTAIDTAGRAIIFAGSIVVVALLGLATMGIPFVAALGIAAAIVVSLAVIVAITILPALLAALGHNIDRWSIPWFHASGSTDEKGIWYELAEFSQRRPWLVIVTGLTLLLVLAVPALDMHIGSADAGNGPTALTSRRAYDLLTEGFGPGFNGPLAVVVDTRGATDPSAVDQLVTDLREQPGVARVAPPVFNPAGDTGIITIIPTTSPQSSETQDLVHRLRKDVVPPALAGSGVEASIGGPTAAFIDIGDRISSRLPIFFLVVIGVSMLLLAIVFRSLLVPLQAAVMNVLSIAAAYGVLVAVFQWGWLSHLFGIDRTGPIESFLPMMLFAVLFGLSTDYEVFLMSRIHEAWLEGRGSRASVSHGSATTSRVISAAAGIMVVVFLSFTLSDSRIVKEFGLGLAVAVFVDATIIRMLLVPAITGLLGRANWYMPAWIDRRLPRLSLEMPQPVPSEQTATPVETD
- a CDS encoding TetR/AcrR family transcriptional regulator; its protein translation is MFPPARYPAWQEWREESLAARTTGARQAQAARRREQLLDVAFTLFAERGYRATSVRDITRAAGVTEAVLYHYFGNKADLLAAVLEVYAPFAGYRRILDAADSTPVEAVLLQLGGEFLRLLRERRVFVLTLLSEAASDPEISVMLGRLLDDVVGAVGSFIDTRHTRDEAGKDIDGRAVGKALQGGLLIHFLSHQPGQDPEVDAIVVDRIVTALLPGITPRR
- a CDS encoding ABC transporter substrate-binding protein; its protein translation is MDPLERHIQFLLSLRGRSPQADAYSRRELFRLSARYAIGGSALAMILAACGNSQTTPTATSGSAGSGTSSPGASSPAAEIELPMMKPEDVPEKLKGSGEVVAISFGGAYQAAQRKAYFEPFTELCGITVKEAEGPDLAKIKAMVDTGNVQWDLPEVGLDGIIALERQGDYWEPINYDLVDVDNIDEAFRHKNAIAMNPYGLIYAYRADAFSGTPNGWADFWDAEKFPGPRAMEGGSGGLLPFLEAAVMADGVAKDKIYPMDIDQAYASLEKIKPHVVKWWDAGAQPVQMLADKEAVLAQAWSGRILTLQKQNPNLPVEIAWNQGELAFDVWGIPKGAPNRENAQKLAAFSTLPISQARLSMLYPNGFVNNKSIDYIPKEIASTLATAPEHKEQLFFLDDNWWADNREEVLKRWNTFILG
- a CDS encoding ABC transporter ATP-binding protein translates to MATEAATQPAGAATQSAGPSGATVRIHHLDKRFDAVAAVQDVSFDIEAGEFITMLGPSGSGKTTTLMMIAGFEIPTSGEIYIDSSPVATVPPFRRNIGMVFQNYALFPHMTVAENIAFPLKMRKVDKATIQRRVHEVLEIVKLPGYDRRYPRQLSGGQQQRIALARAIVFNPRVLLMDEPLGALDKKLREELQLEIRRLHQDLGITFIYVTHDQEEALIMSDRIVVMNNGRVEQIGDPIDLYDRPRNRFVASFIGESNFFDGVVVESANGVQTIRVDGATLKAISLDGLQAGDPAVVAIRPEKLAFPGQPSADDAAENVLDVTVVEATFVGDMRRYILATDAGTQMVLRQQQRFGVPAHDPGERVRIVCHVEDTRVVAAQ